The window AACGACGTCGCGACGAGTTCCTTCTCCGGCAAGGCCTGCTCCGTTCGCGTCATCAGCGCCTTACGTTTCGCAGCGTGATCCTTCGCGGCGATCACGCTGGCAATCCCGAAGGCGATCCAAAAGAGCATTTCCAGGTTGCTCACCATCCGCCGCTTCGCTTCATGGGTTTCGGTTAGCCAACTGCCTATCGCTGCGATGATGTCGTCCATGGATTACCTGCGTAGGAGTGTGTTCTGCCTGTTTAGTCTGCAACGCAGAGCGTTGCGGGATGCGTTACCACGCGGAGCGTGGGAACGAGCGCTCCGGTTTATAGAATATCTTTCACATAACCGTGAAGCGCGATGAGCGGAGCGTAAAGGTCGTCCATTTTCTGCACTGCCCTGAAATCCGCAGCCAGACGATGCAGCTCTCGGCCCAGCACCGTATCCACCCCACCAATCGCCCCCAAAGCTAAATCCAGGCATCGACCGATTTCGCCCTGAATCCCAGCCAGATCGCCCCGCCGTATCAACAACTCAAAAACCTCACGGTCGCAACTGCCCATCAACGGATCATCCCGCAGAATCGGGCTGTGGCCTTCCGTCTCATAAGCCAGCTTGAGGGAGTAAAGAGCGACCGTTTCCAGCAGCAATTCCATGGGGTGAAATCCTTAGTGACTGGGTGGGGAGGGTGGGGTGGAGCTGGGTTGATGGGTTATGCCTTTGCAGTGGCAGATCGGAGCATCGGTGGGGGCGGTGATATTTTTGTGAGCGCTTTGCGCTCAAGCGGGAGCAAGCTCCCTCGCCACAGGTTTCCCCCCCACCGGTTCTTCTCTACCACTGGTTCTTCCTCACCATGGGGTTGGTATTTGGGGCCGCTTCGCGGCCCAGCGGGGATAAATCCCCTCGCCACAAAGGGTGCGGTGATTTATCCATCCACCACAAAAGCGGGTGGGGGATTGGTTGGGATCTGCGTTAGTCGCGAAATACCACTTTCCTGCAGGCGAAAAAAAAGACCTTGAATTTCAAGGTCTTTCTTTAAGATGGTGCCCCGAGGGAGACTCGAACTCCCACTCCTTTCGAAAACGGATTTTGAATCCGCCGCGTCTACCAATTCCGCCATCAGGGCTCAATGGCGGCGAAGTATAGAGAGGTGCCTACCGTTGGTCAATCACGTTTCATGGTGAATTTTTGATAATTCCGCTAGACTTTCCGGCCCTGCTAGACGAACCCCATCATGCGTGTTGCTGACTTTACCTTCGAACTCCCTGATTCGCTGATCGCTCGCCACCCTCTGGCCGAGCGTCGCGCCAGTCGACTGTTGACCCTGGACGGGGTCAGCGGTGCCATGGCTCACCGTCAATTCACTGATTTGCTTGAGCATTTGCGCCCGGGCGATTTGATGGTGTTCAACAATACCCGGGTGATTCCGGCGCGTTTGTTTGGCCAGAAGGCCTCCGGCGGCAAGCTGGAGATTCTGGTGGAGCGGGTGCTGGACAGTCACCGTGTGCTGGCCCATGTGCGGTCGAGCAAGTCGCCCAAGCCGGGTTCGTCGATTTTGATCGACGGCGGCGGCGAGGCGGTGATGGTGGCGCGGCATGATGCGTTGTTCGAGCTGGAATTTGCCGAAGAGGTGTTGCCGCTGCTCGACCGTGTCGGGCACATGCCGTTGCCTCCTTATATAGACCGCCCGGACGAAGGTTCGGACCGCGAGCGTTATCAGACCGTGTACGCCGAGCGCTTGGGGGCGGTGGCGGCGCCGACGGCGGGGCTGCATTTTGATCAGCCGCTGCTGGAGGCGATTGCCGCCAAGGGCGTGGAGACGGCGTTTGTGACGTTGCACGTCGGTGCCGGCACGTTTCAGCCGGTGCGGGTGGAGCGTATCGAAGATCACCATATGCACAACGAATGGCTCGAAGTGAGCCAGGAAGTCGTCGATGCCGTGGCGGCCTGTCGTGCGCGCGGTGGGCGGGTGGTGGCGGTGGGGACCACCAGTGTGCGGTCTCTGGAAAGCGCTGCGCGCGATGGCGTGCTCAAGCCGTTCAGTGGCGACACTGACATCTTTATCTACCCGGGCCGGCCGTTTCATGTGGTTGATGCCCTGGTCACCAATTTTCATTTGCCTGAATCCACGCTGTTGATGCTGGTTTCGGCGTTCGCCGGTTATTCCGAAGCCATGGCCGCCTACAAGGCCGCCGTCGAGCATGGATACCGCTTTTTCAGCTACGGTGATGCGATGTTCATCACCCGTAACCCCGCGCCACGCGGACCCGAGGAAACAGTATGAGTCGCACCTGTCGCATGTCCTTCGAGTTGCTTGCTACCGATGGCAAGGCTCGTCGCGGTCGTCTGACCTTCCCCCGCGGTACGGTGGAAACCCCCGCGTTCATGCCGGTGGGCACTTACGGCACGGTCAAGGGCATGCTGCCACGGGACATCGTGGCCACGGGCGCGGAGATCATCCTCGGCAACACGTTCCACCTGTGGCTGCGCCCGGGCATGGAGGTGATCAAGGCCCACGGTGACTTGCACGATTTCATGCAATGGAAAGGTCCGATTCTGACCGACTCCGGCGGTTTCCAGGTGTTCAGCCTGGGCGCGATGCGCAAGATCAAGGAGGAGGGCGTGACCTTCGCTTCTCCGGTGGATGGCGCCAAGGTGTTCATGGGGCCGGAAGAGTCGATGCAGGTCCAGCGCGACCTGGGCTCGGACATCGTGATGATCTTTGACGAATGTACGCCGTACCCGGCCGATGAAGACGTGGCGCGGGTGTCCATGGAGCTGTCGTTGCGCTGGGCCCAGCGCTCCAAGAACGCCCATGGTGAGAACACGGCGGCGCTGTTCGGCATCGTCCAGGGCGGCATGCACCAGGATTTGCGCATGCGCTCGCTCGAAGGCCTCGACAAGATCGGCTTCGACGGCCTGGCCATCGGCGGTCTGTCGGTGGGCGAACCCAAGCACGAAATGATCAAGGTGCTCGATTACCTGCCGGGCCAGATGCCGGCTGACAAACCTCGTTACCTTATGGGCGTTGGCAAACCGGAAGATCTGGTTGAGGGTGTGCGCCGCGGTGTGGACATGTTCGATTGCGTGATGCCAACCCGTAATGCCCGCAATGGGCATCTGTTCATTGATACAGGCGTGCTGAAGATCCGTAACGCGTTCCATCGCCATGATGAATCGCCGCTGGATCCGACCTGCGATTGCTACACCTGCCAGAACTTCTCCCGTGCTTATCTGCACCATTTGGACAAGTGCGGCGAAATGCTGGGTAGCATGTTGAATACCATCCACAATTTGCGCCATTACCAGGTGCTTATGGCTGGTTTGCGCGAGGCTATTCAACAGGGTACATTGGCCGCCTTTGTCGATGCCTTCTATGCCAAGCGCGGGTTGCCTGTTCCGCCCTTGGACTGAGTTTTCCGATCCTAAGATTCAATACTTGCAACTGGAGTGCTAAATGAGCTTTTTTATCTCTAATGCCATGGCTGATGCCGCTGCCCCTGCAGCAGCGCCAATGGGTGGCGGTTTCGAGTGGATTTTCCTGGTTGGCTTTCTGGTCATCTTCTACCTGATGATCTGGCGTCCACAGGCCAAGCGTGCCAAAGAGCAGAAGAACCTGCTCAGCAGCCTGCAAAAGGGCGATGAGGTGGTCACCACCGGCGGCATCGCTGGCAAGATCACCAAAGTGGCCGATGACTTCGTGGTACTGGAAGTGTCCGACACCGTTGAAATGAAATTCCAGAAGGGCGCCATCGCGGCCACGCTGCCAAAAGGCACGCTGAAAGCGATCTAAGTAACAACTTCTATTCAATCGACGGGGCGCGCAAGGCGCCCCGCGTCATAAGCGGGCGGCGTGATGCTGAACAAATACCCTCTGTGGAAATATTTACTGATCCTGGCGGTGCTGGCGGTCGGTCTGATTTATTCCGCTCCCAATCTTTATCCTGATGACCCGGCCATTCAGGTCAGTGGCGCAAGCACTGCCTTGCAGGTCACTCAGGCCGATCTGGACCGTGCGAGCACAGCGCTCAAGGCGTCCGGTA is drawn from Pseudomonas rhizophila and contains these coding sequences:
- the queA gene encoding tRNA preQ1(34) S-adenosylmethionine ribosyltransferase-isomerase QueA, encoding MRVADFTFELPDSLIARHPLAERRASRLLTLDGVSGAMAHRQFTDLLEHLRPGDLMVFNNTRVIPARLFGQKASGGKLEILVERVLDSHRVLAHVRSSKSPKPGSSILIDGGGEAVMVARHDALFELEFAEEVLPLLDRVGHMPLPPYIDRPDEGSDRERYQTVYAERLGAVAAPTAGLHFDQPLLEAIAAKGVETAFVTLHVGAGTFQPVRVERIEDHHMHNEWLEVSQEVVDAVAACRARGGRVVAVGTTSVRSLESAARDGVLKPFSGDTDIFIYPGRPFHVVDALVTNFHLPESTLLMLVSAFAGYSEAMAAYKAAVEHGYRFFSYGDAMFITRNPAPRGPEETV
- the tgt gene encoding tRNA guanosine(34) transglycosylase Tgt; amino-acid sequence: MSFELLATDGKARRGRLTFPRGTVETPAFMPVGTYGTVKGMLPRDIVATGAEIILGNTFHLWLRPGMEVIKAHGDLHDFMQWKGPILTDSGGFQVFSLGAMRKIKEEGVTFASPVDGAKVFMGPEESMQVQRDLGSDIVMIFDECTPYPADEDVARVSMELSLRWAQRSKNAHGENTAALFGIVQGGMHQDLRMRSLEGLDKIGFDGLAIGGLSVGEPKHEMIKVLDYLPGQMPADKPRYLMGVGKPEDLVEGVRRGVDMFDCVMPTRNARNGHLFIDTGVLKIRNAFHRHDESPLDPTCDCYTCQNFSRAYLHHLDKCGEMLGSMLNTIHNLRHYQVLMAGLREAIQQGTLAAFVDAFYAKRGLPVPPLD
- the yajC gene encoding preprotein translocase subunit YajC; the protein is MSFFISNAMADAAAPAAAPMGGGFEWIFLVGFLVIFYLMIWRPQAKRAKEQKNLLSSLQKGDEVVTTGGIAGKITKVADDFVVLEVSDTVEMKFQKGAIAATLPKGTLKAI